The sequence below is a genomic window from Mercenaria mercenaria strain notata chromosome 14, MADL_Memer_1, whole genome shotgun sequence.
ACTgtattgtaagaaaaaaataaagagaaaaacagTAGGTGTGCATTTCTAAATGTACTGAGTATATGATAAAATGATTACTGATATCACATTACACAAAGGAATGAATAGAAATCGTACGGTTagctatgttatacatgtatatgaaattgtACTCTAAAGTTAATAAtgtctatattttatataaaattagtgttcctttaaaaacatttaagacagGCTTtgtctaaaatttaaatttccaatAGTTTCAAAATGTAGGTAAAGTCTGTGTTTCAGGTCGGTAGTTTTTACTAAAATTCTGAAAAAGGATCTTGAATATCGAAAGTTTGAGTCAttgcatatatatgtataaaaaaaagaaaatattacaatgacaaattaacatattttacaatctATCCTCACACAATGGACGAAATTATGAGATATAAGAGTCTCTCTTTGGATTTTAAAACAGTTGGCCCTATGCCAGTCACACAGGGTATATTCTAATCATTTTCAGATCTCTTTAAATGTCAGACGCTCTCAAAATACCATACGtcacaattatttttaaaccaaaagtgaaacaaagataaaaatttgagacaaacatttcacaaattATAAGACGGACTGTTTATAACGAGTTAGAAAGACGATACATAGTGTCGTGTTATGTCGATATATTCCGTGACTGTTCACGACAGATTCCGTAAAACATCGACAAATATTGAACAAAGACGGCTGGGCGCAGAACTATCCCTTCAGGAAAATGTACGGAAACTGCCGACATTACACGAGCCTGCCTGCAGATCATCTTTAGCAATTCTCTACTAGCATtgctgatatatttaaaatattatttactctTTACAATAGAACCAAAGAAAACATTGTATCAGTCCATTCTTTGTTTAAAGGCCTTTAGCCAGTACATGTATAATTCAGAAATTGGAAGAACCTAATCAGTGTTCATATATTTAGCGTATGACAATAAACGTAATCAGAGCGAGAATAAGGCTGAACCCGGAGGCCACGACGTTCCTGCTCGAGTTTATGTATGGATAACACATGTCTGTGTGGCAATAACATTGTGTTCCGACGAACCTTTTAAGCTCCGCACTTCCCAAAAACTGTAGTTTGTTCTGGATAAAGGTTTTCACTTCATGATAACCAAGGTTGGTGTCCCGATGATAACACCCGTTATCTACTGTATTGACAATGTCGATACAATTCCGAGCATGCATGGCAAGGGTCACTGAAAGAAATCGACATcactacattacaaaatatatctCCGGGAAAATAAactctgaaaataaaacatacgTATATTGTCAGCAGAAGTTCGAATTTTGCACCCAATGaccttctttttaaatttttcgcaATAAGTACGTATATGACGGACTGCAGTTTGTACTTTTAAAGTAATCGGCCAATCATGCAGTTAGccatttgaccaagtgacctagtttttgaccccatataatccagttttgaacctggcatagaaattatcaagataaacattctaaccaagtttcataaagatagggtcataaatgtggcctttaggaTGTTAACAAGGTTATCCTttgattagacctggtgacctagttttttatcccacaagACCtaatttcgaacttggcctagagattatcaagataaacattctgagcaagtctgtatcaaatcaaagcataaatgaaacctctataagGCCGAAAGGGCAAAAATAGAACCCATGACAGAATCGAAAGGATCCGAGATCTTATTGTAACTTAAGTTGTGTATAagtgttgttaaaatcaaatgtaaaatatcacttctatcgtgtttacaaggtaaaaacaagagtgccagactgtcacaaaatacgcccgtcaaaaatattcagttacatatcataaaggtaataatgctGATGTTGAATATTAACCCCCAAAAAAGGGTAAGAAGGAAAcaaggtatttgtgaggttccatgtgggatgaaattgacaatcgcgtcaaaactgtttgaattctcagatttcgagtaattcaagggtcatgatccaagagtgcctggagcgatttgggtggttatcaaacttggccgagacattatgcccacaaacattgtcaccaagtttagtgaagatcggatgaaaactattcaaCAAATAGGGCGggcaaggctaaattcgcagatttcgagtatttcaagggccataatccaagattGCCTGAGGCGATTTGTGtgattatcgaacttgaccgagatattatgcccacaaacattgtcagcaagcttggtgaagatcggatgaaaactgtccgacttagagagcggacaaggctaaatttgcagtttttccagtagttcaagggccataatccaagagtgccggGGCCGATTTGacttgttatcaaacttggctgagatattatgcccacaaacattgtcagcatgttgggtgaagatcggatgaaaactgttcgacttagagagcgtacatacttttggacgccgaccaatcgaccgcccgcccgccacgggtgttcacataatacgcccgtCTCTAactaacaaattttggctctttcaggggtcaatcaggggacGTAACTCCAGAATCTACGATTGGATCCATCGTGGAATCGACGAtctattgttgtttaagatattttgcaagtttgtatcaaataaaaccataataaggggagcggtggtctagtggataaggtgtcggccgctcaattcaggggtcgtgggtttgagccccactggggcCACGACCtcgacttctcatatgacaccaggaCTGGTTTTTCCATATAACGGACTTTAGAGTGGTTACaataaacttgaagctttcatcacaatcgagctaaaacaaacaagtataaactaaatgaagtctctatatagctgcaaaagccaaaatagcaaattttggccctttaaggggccataagtctggaacccacgatgggatctggcgagttttcgaaagaaaccgggatatgccaatacaagttgtgtgcaagtttgagtaaaatcaattgcaaaatgtggtccctatcgtgttcacaagaaattgtggacggacaacggacggacggacgaagggcgatcaaaAAATCCCATCTTGTTACTacgtcacaggtgagctaaaaaagacttCTGTTCGGACTCGTTTTCAGATTTGGTGTGCATATGAAATGGCCTCAagtaggaaatattttttttgtttggaaataCAAAAGTTTCCCTATACAATATATTGTTAGCGTCTATTATGTAGACAGCAtttaacttgttgtttttttttttcgtaatgtTTACATCAAATATATCTTTCTAAATTGAAactgcaaatacatgtatatatgtagaCAATTAAGATGCTGTAATATTTCAAGTAAGctaaatgtttattatttttcgCTATCCGCATCACCTAGACTTTAAAATTTTATGGggattttttattgattttttttgtgattttttattttttatcttattttttttttttttttgtgatattttcttctttattatttttttaatttatttatttatttattttctttttttttttttttttgaaaacgaaGTTTGATAATCTCCGTGAAATCATAATTCCGAGGGCAATCGAAGTATGTTACAAGGGCCGAAATCTGTAGTTCCGGATACAGTTACCTCAGTACTTGTCCAGAACACTTTAGTATAGTGAAACGGTAACCGGAAACCCTGAAAAGCGGAATCCAGTAAAAGTGACATTGTTCGGTTTTTACGCATAAATTGGCGACATTCTAGTATAACTAATAATAAGTGTAATTTCTATGAATTCAACTTACTTGTAGCTCCGTAAACTGGGAGTTCGACAGTAGCTATACCGTACACGTAATTACATCGGTCTACAGTATTTTGAAGCGCCGGACAAACCGTCTCCCTAACCTCATTTCTATTCTGGAAGAAATTACTGCCTTGCTGTTGGGGGTTTGTGTTCTGCAGTTGCATTTGTTGATTTAACTGATTCTGATAATTCTGGTTATACACATTCCTGAAAGATATACAAACACCTTAGACAACACTCTGATAATTCTTGTTATACACATTCCTGAAAGATATACAAACACCTTAGACACATTCCTGAAGGATATACAAACACCTTAGACAACATTCTGATAATTCTGGTTATACACATTCCTGAAAGATATACAAACACCTTAGATAACCATTCTGATCATTCTTCTTACACACATTCctgaaagatatacaaacatCTTAGACAACCATTCTGATAATTTTTGTTACACACATTCCTGAAAGATATACGAACATCTTAGACAACCATTCTGATAATTCTTGTTACACACATTCCTGAAAGGTATACAAACATCTTAGACAACCATTATGATAATTCTTGTTACACACATTCctgaaagatatacaaacatCTTAGACAACCATTCTGATAATTCTTGTTACACACATTCCTGAAAGATATACGAACATCTTAGACAACCATTCTGATAATTCTTGTTACACACATTCCTGAAAGATATACGAACACCTTAGACAACCATTCTGATAATTCCTGTTACACACATTCCTGAAAGATATACGAACACCTTACACACATTCCTGAAAGATATACAAACACCTTAGACAACCATTCTGATAATTCTTGTTACACACATTCctgaaagatatacaaacatCTTAGACAACCATTCTGATAATTCTTATTACACACATTCctgaaagatatacaaacatCTTAGACAACCATTCTGATAATTCTTGTTACACACATTCCTGAAAGATATACGAACACCTTAGACAACCATTCTGATAATTCTTGTTACACACATTCCAGAAAGATATACGAACACCTTATACACATTCCTGAGATATACAAACACCTTAGACAACCATTCTGATAATTCTTCTTACACACATTCCTGATAGATATACAAACATCTTAGACAACCATTCTGATAATTCTTGTTACACACATTCCTGAAAGATATACGAACACCTTACACACATTCCTGAAAGATATACAAACACCTTAGACAACCATTCTGATAATTCTTGTTACACACATTCctgaaagatatacaaacatCTTAGACAACCATTCTGATAATTCTTATTACACACATTCctgaaagatatacaaacatCTTAGACAACCATTCTGATAATTCTTGTTACACACATTCCTAAAAGATATACGAACACCTTAGACAACCATTCTGATAATTCGTGTTACACACATTCCTGAAAGATATACGAACACCTTACACACATTCCTGAAAGATATACAAACACCTTAGACAACCATTCTGATAATTCTTGTTACACACATTCCTGAAAAATATACCAACACCTTACACACATTCCTGAAAGATATACAAACACCTTAGACAACCATTCTGATAATTCTTGTTACACACATTCCTGAAAGATATACAAACACCTTTGACAACATTCTGATAAGTCTAGTTATATACATTCCTGAAAGATATACGAACACCTTGACAACCATTCTGATAATTCCTGTTACACACATTCCTGAAAGATATACGAACACCTTAGACAACCATTCctgaaagatatacaaacatCTTAGACAACCGTTCTGATAATTCTTGTTACACACACTCCTGAAAGATATACGAACACCTTAGACAACCCTTCTGATAATTCTTGTTACACACACTCCTGAAAGATATACGAACACCTTAGACAACCGTTCTGATAATTCTTGTTACACACACTCCTGAAAGATATACGAACACCTTAGACAACCGTTCTGATAATTCTTGTTACACACACTCCTGAAAGATATACGAACACCTTAGACAACCGTTCTGATAATTCTTGTTACACACATTCCTGAAAGATATACGAACACCTTACACACATTCCTGAAAGATATACAAACACCTTAGACAACATTCTGATAATTTCTGTTACACACATTCCTGAAAGATATTCGAACATCATAGACAACCATTCTGTTAATTCTTGTTACACGCATTCCTGAAAGATATACAAACACCTCAGACAACCATTCTGATAATTCTTGTTACACACATTCCTGAAAGATATACAAACACTTTagacaatcattctgataatTCTTATTACACACATTCCTGAAAGATATATAAACACCTTAGACAACCATTCTGATAATTCTTGTTACACACATTCCTGAAAGATATACAAACACCTTACACACATTCCTGAAAGATATACAAACACCTTAGACAACCATTCTGATAATTCTTGTTACACACATTCCTGAAAGATATACGAACACCTTAGACAACCATTCTGATAATTCTTGTTACACACATTCCTGAAAGATATACGAACATCTTAGACAACCACTCTGATAATTCTTGTTACACACATTCCTGAAAGATATACGAACACCTTAGACAACCATTCTGATAATTCTTGTTACACACATTCCTGAAAGATATACAAACACCTTAGACAACCATTCTGATAATTCTTGTTACACACTTTCCTGAAAGATATACGAACATCTTAGACAACCATTCTGATAATTCTTGTTACACACTTTCCTGAAAGATATACGAACATCTTAGACAACCATTCTGATAACTCTGGTTATACACATTCCTGAAAGATATACAAACACCTTAGACAACCATTCTGATAACGTTATACACATTCCTGAAAGATATACAAACACCTAAGACAACCATTCTGATAATTCTGGTTATACACATTCCTGAAAGATATACGAACACCTTAGACAACCATTCTGATAATTCTGGTTATACACATTCCTGAAAGATATACGGACACCTTAGACAACCATTCTGATAATTCTGGTTATACACATTCCTGAAAGATATACGGACACCTTAGACAACCATTCTGATAATTCTGGTTATACACATTCCCGAAAGATATACGAATATCTTAGACAACCATTCTGATAATTCTGGTTATACACATTCCTGAAAGATATACGATCACCTTAGACAACCATTCTGATAATTCTGGTTATACACATTCCTGAAAGATATACGAACATCTTAGACAACATTCTGATAATTCTGGTTATACACATTCCTGAAAGATATACGAAGACCGTTATACACATTCCTGAAAGATATACGAACACCTTAGACAACCATTCTGATGATTCTGGTTATACACATTCCTGAAAGATATACGAACACCTTAGACAACCATTCTGATAATTCTTGTTACACACATTCCTGAAAGATATACGATCACCTTAGACAACCATTCTGATAATTCTGGTTACACACATTCCTGAAAGATATACGAACACCTTAGACAACCCTTCTGATAATTCTGGTTATACACATTCCTGAAAGATATACGAACACCTTAGACAACCGTCCTGATAATTCTGGTTATACATATTCCTGAAAGATATACGAACACCTTAGACAACCGTTCTGATAATTCTGGTTATACACATTCCTGAAAGATATACGAACACCTTAGACAACCGTTCTCGTAATTCTTCTTACACACACTCCTGAAAGATATACGAACACCTTAGACAACCGTTCTGATAATTCTTCTTACACACACTCCTGAAAGATATACGAACACCTTAGACAACCGTTCTGATAATTCTTCTTACACACACTCCTGAAAGATATACGAACACCTTAGACAACCGTTCTGATAATTCTTCTTACACACACTCCTGAAAGATATACGAACACCTTAGACAACCGTTCTGATAATTCTTCTTACACACACTCCTGAAAGATATACGAACACCTTAGACAACCGTTCTGATAATTCTTCTTACACACACTCCTGAAAGATATACGAACACCTTAGACAACCGTTCTGATAATTCTTCTTACACACACTCCTGAAAGATATACGAACACCTTAGACAACTATTCTGATAATTCTTGTTATACACATTCCTGAAAGATATACGAACACCTtagacaaccattctgacaatTCTGGTTATACACATTCCTGAAAGATATATGAACACCTTAGTCAACCATTCTGAAAAAAAACCTGGTTATACACACTCCTAAAAGATAAACGAACACCTTAGACAACCATACTGACAATTCTGGCTACACATGAACGGCGGAAGGTCTACCACTACTCTACCGAGGCGTTGTCACTGTAAATTGAAGGCTTATATAATTAGATAAAGTATATATTCATTTGTCATCACAATGCTTTATGTATGTTGCAAGTCAGCATACTTTAATTATTGTTAAGAATAGTATAATCCCTTGTAAATATGTTCAGCTCTccatataataaaatatctatattccagcaacatgtaaatattttccttatttgacaaaaaaaataaagtagagACTAATTGCTTCTATAATTAGAAATTTATTCTCAACTCACGGATCACGTGGGTTTACAGCAGCACATGCCGGGTTATATTTGCTTTGTAGTAACTGGTAAATGTTCTGTGCACCAGGGAATCTGTAGGTGTTGTTCCAGCCTATATGTTCGCACTCGATACAGCGTAGCAGCGTACCAGCTGAAAGAAAAGCAGAAATGTTacttcatttttttaagaaatatgagCTGTGTCTGAAAAACAATGCATTCCATGGCTAATTTAATCTGTTCATGAATCAAAATAAGTGTTATTTGGTGGGGAAAAAACAAGCTATTAGGATATTACACAATTATAATGCAGTTCGCGACCTATAATATTTCCGTCCAATTTCGTACTCTCGCtgtgtgatttcggcattctctggACCAGAAGCACAGATACAAGATTACAGTAGTATTGACCAGCAATTTTCTGCACATTATCATCACACAGCCTAGATTTAGGCCCGAAAGTATATGTGGGTACTTTTTAAATGTCTCCAGATACTTACGAAACCTGACCATGTTCGTCAGATATGTCTGTGTGATGACAATATTCAGAATCTTGCTGACCAATACTACTATAAGCTTGTCTAAGCCTCAAGTGTATGTGACAGAAAACCATGGGCTCAAAGCAGCTAGCATTATGTCCGAACAATGCCGAAACTCCAACTCAAGGAAAACGTAAGTACGTGGAAATAAATGCTTTCCATTCTCAGTCTTGTTTATTTTACTATGTTCACTCATACTGTTAACcattaccatgctaaatttctataatgaacttgtccatctttcattttggacagtaccattaactgttaaaggggtgcttaccaaaaagatactgactgaatggcgaacaatgcagatcttgaccagactgcacggatgtgcagactgatcacgatctacactggtcgcagaggcagaatcgATCGTGTTCAGCATGACAAGAGTTTATTATGTGACAggacttaaaaaaaatgttgttgttgttgttgtctgaCGTCGCTAGAAATATCTATTATTGCATTTTGCCCGTTTTCACACAGGCGACACGcatgaatatataaatgtataagtTATAACTGTACAAATGATATGCAAGCGTGACAGAAATATTAAATCTGAAAACGTGATTTTAAGCTCTCTTTAAACGAGTTTCAGAGTATATCTAAAACATATTTATCGGAGGATGAGGGAATATCAGTTcttcaaatcaaaataataatgacTGTACTCTTTattaatatatctttattttgcaaaacaaatatcTGTCAATTAGAATACACTTTGCTAATAGTAAATACTACACGTACGAGTATCGGACTTGAGACGAAAATATATGACCAGATACTCAGATAGATAAAAATTCCTGTTcagtccaaaatgaaaaatatataatgaaatatgagTCAAATGATATGTACAGATGTAGAAATGTGCCTGAGCACAAACTGGCAAAATGCAATGATCACCCTGGACAAAACTACAGCagcaattacttttatttagaaGCAAAAAGGATTTTTTGTCTGTCTGGTCATAGTTTTACGTCCCAGGTCCAATACTCGTGCCTGTGGTAAATACAATAAAACACAGTTCTACGGCttcatcaaagaagtataaaatatatggcTCTTTGGGCTTCATcgataaatgaaaatgaaacgttTCTTTAACGTTTCATATGTAACAAAAAGATAATTGCACAGTATatctaaaaataacattttacgtttaaattatataatatttctgcaCTGAGGTAACTGATTTAGTGGTCATCTACCTGTCAAATACCGACACCTGAAACATTGAACTTGACCTGGCGATGACCTGAGGATATAATTATATCGTGTTTATTCactaaatgttttctttaataatttaaagTGACGTTCGGTCTCATATCGATTTGTAATCTAATACCCGATTatgttctttcattttaaaatacaggCTTTATGAGTCAGAAACAGTATTGAAAAATGCATCTAGTATATTACTCGGTTAGTCATTAATCAATTAAATGTACATCTTAAACGACCCTATGTGGTTACTGTGAGAATGTAAACACCACAGTATggatgtatatacattttttatgtttaagcaGGTGTGGATCAACACTTATATAATGTTATCGCGTGAtgataaatcataaaatgtaacGGATCGATGATAATATATATTATCTTTGTCCACAAAATTATGACAGGAAAATATTGTGTAATGCTGATACTGGCTTACGAAACAGCGGTTATTCGGCGGTTCTTCTTAGGTGCCTAGACAAATGCCCGGTTGGGCACCAGGGCAGGGGTTTCCATCCTCCACTGAAAGCTGACCAAACTGATTGCGTCGGTGTGGCATTAAGTCCATCAAAAACTTATACGTCACATTTGGTCCAGTCTGAAGAAACTGACGATTACTTTACTGAGATTAAATTTACCTCGTTTGAGTTGTTATTATCTGTTTATGTTAGTTGTTGACTGTTACCTATTTTATAATACCTATTTGAAGCATGTGATGATTTGTAACAGTGTAAGTCAGCAATACGCAACTTCTGGAAAAACCTAcagtatatttaaacaaaatattacctTCGTAACCTTGTGAGATTTTTAAAATCCCGAAAATCACCGAAATTAAAACAAACGTATCCATTTTAAGTACACACAAGATAGTCACATGTATCGACCTATTTACGCTATACAGGTATTTCCTTGTATATATACGCCAACAAGTTGCCACCGCTGTTCGCCGGTGATAAGCTCGTTAGTTTAAGATCTTAGGTAGACAAATTTAACTACTCGTATCTAAGTGCTTAATTATGACACATCAACAGAATTTAAAGTTGTCCAAATTTATGCAAAAGCTTatttttctactgaaatgttCTAATTACTTTTAATACCATTCCCTCAGTAGATGTTTATTTGAACAACAGAGAAGcttaaatacatgaaaaaaaaacaatgcaaatTGAATCAGCTTCAAAACTGCTTCAGTTCTTTATTTCAATAGAGGTTTGTAACGAGCTCAATTGATGGTAGCCGGAAGAAATGATACTAATCTTAATAAGATCAAAAGGAAGTATTGAATTTCAATTTTAACTCTATACTGGTTTCGTCTAAGTTGTATGATTTGAGAATTTACAGTAACGGTGAATTACCTAAGCGTCTTTTTTGAAATCTTTAAACCGTTTACACGATTGAAGCGTATATCAAAggaacaaaatacataaatagcagataaatgaaaaaaaaacttagcaAATTAAGCTAGTATATTGTTTTCACATGTAACTAATACATGACTCGCTCAGTAGGACATTCGACTGTTGAGTCACGTGATATTTAAATAGCTTTGAAATATTATACggtcataattattctattattgACTGTCAACAGGCAGAAGTGAAATACACATGTTATGACAGCCGAGAAAGGAATTCGGTCactttaaaacatataatatagcagaatataaaacatgtaatattgTTGACAAAGTTGGTTTCTAAACAAGACAAAAATACGGCAAGGCAATTTTTTTATAATGTACGTACATCAgcttatattttgtataaaatcgtAGCAACTGATGATGTATGATGTAGAAATATACGGATCataagtatatttatatatatattcatgtattgcctataatcagagtctgcggggcgtgaaaatacagcgaccttggtcgttgcggattatcgattttgtacaataccctgtcaccaaggtgatctaggaaggtgtcagcgatatgacaaaattctgtgtacatatcagccgccgatgcacttcatgataaatggaagaccgctgtatttattttcaattatattttctagcctatTCAGAAACTTACGAGTTCGGCATTAcgccgctcctcgaaatattggaGCGGCAGAcgccgcccctgccgccccagctcctacgcccttgggAAGAGcattgtaggaccacattcgtaacagatcgcatttgtaacagatttcggacgtatgcgatcgcattcgtaacaggtaaaatgtgttacgaatgtgtttgtccaacatgggggttgacatgagaagcacatatgtatcatgttgagttttatactgcaaatgttcaatcagttggttgtcatcgcaacatcattaaatgactgctacaagcaccatcacaagttagcgtcgtcgtcgtcgacgtcaaaaacgtcataaaattatttgagccgcatcatgagaaaatgggccttcgggaatcttcgaggctttgcaaccaatgtcggcccagatcagcctgtgcatccgcgcggtctgatcatagcccacaccgttcgctgttatttcaaagaaggcttattctacctgaatatgaagttttctgaccctaattcagatgcataaatgccaggtcagccttaatatagagtttccggaaattcacaaaaatgtccgaatgccacaTGCTCAGGttactggttcgaacccggtggcgacatacatttgtagctatctttcgttatccagagctgtctCAAGTTGGGTGgcaaacaggaagttgcta
It includes:
- the LOC123527711 gene encoding uncharacterized protein LOC123527711 — translated: MDTFVLISVIFGILKISQGYEAGTLLRCIECEHIGWNNTYRFPGAQNIYQLLQSKYNPACAAVNPRDPNVYNQNYQNQLNQQMQLQNTNPQQQGSNFFQNRNEVRETVCPALQNTVDRCNYVYGIATVELPVYGATMTLAMHARNCIDIVNTVDNGCYHRDTNLGYHEVKTFIQNKLQFLGSAELKRFVGTQCYCHTDMCYPYINSSRNVVASGFSLILALITFIVIR